The nucleotide sequence CAGACCCGGCAGGAGATCGACCGCCAGCTCGCGGCGGCCGGCTGGGTCGTCCAGCACGAGAACCAGCTCAACCTCTTCGCCGGGCCGGGGATCGCCGTCCGCGAGGTCACCCTCGCCACCGGCCGGGCCGACTATCTGCTCTACGTCGACCAGAAGCTCGTCGGGGTCGTCGAGGCGAAGCGGGAGGGGACCGCCCCCCGGAACGCCGAGGCACAGTTGGACCGCTACCGGGGCGGGCTGACCGCCGAGCAGCGGATCCGGGCGTGGCGGCGGGACGAGCCGCTGCCGTTCGGCTACCTGGCCACCGGCACCGAGACGGCGTTCGTGAACGGCTTGGACCCGTCCCCGCGTACCCGGGAGGTTTTCGCCTTCCACCGGCCCGAGACGCTGGCGCGGTGGATGCGGGAGGCGGACGACGATCCGGCGGCGCCGACGCTGCGGGCCCGGCTGCGCGCGATGCCGGCGCTCGACGGCGACGGGCTGCGGCCGGCGCAGGTCGACGCGATCCGGGGGCTGGAGCGGTCGTTGTCGCAGGACCGGTCCCGGTCGCTGGTCCAGATGGCGACCGGCGCCGGCAAGACGTTCACCGCCGTGACCGGCAGCTACCGGCTGTTCAGGCACGCGCGGGCCAACCGGATCCTGTTCCTGGTCGACCGCAACAACCTCGGCAAGCAGACCCTCCGGGAGTACGCCGCCTACCAGACGCCGGGGGACGGGCGGAAGTTCACCGAGTTGTACAACGTCGATCGGCTCTCCGGGGCGGGCATGCTCGGCTCGTCGAAGGTCGTCATCTCCACCATCCAGCGCCTCTACGGGGCGTTGCGCGGCAGCGAGCTGCCGGACGTCGACACCGACGACCAGGCGTACGACGACTACGAGCTGGACGAGCCGGCCGAGGTCGGCTACAACCCGGAGATCCCGCCGGAGACGTTCGACCTGATCGTGGTGGACGAGTGCCACCGCTCGATCTACGGCAAGTGGCGGGCGGTGCTCGAATACTTCGACGCGTTCACGGTCGGCCTGACCGCGACGCCGGTGAAGCAGACATTGGGCTTCTTCCAGCAGAACCTCGTCTCGGAATACACCTACGAGCAGGCGGTCGCGGACGGCGTCAACGTCGACTTCGACGTGTACCGGATCAAGACGCAGATCACCGAGTCCGGGGAGCGGATCGAGGCCGGCACGGTGGTGCCGCTGCGGGACCGGCGGACCCGGTCCGAGCGCTACCAGGAGCTGGAGGACGATTTCGCGTACGAGGGCGGCCAGGTCGGGCGGTCGGTCATCTCCCGGGGGCAGCTCCGGCTGGTGCTGGAGACGTTCCGGGACCGGCTGTTCGGCGAGATCTTCCCGGGGCGGTCGAAGGTGCCGAAGACGCTCATCTTCGCGCGGGACGACAACCACGCCGAGGAGATCGTCAAAATGGTCCGCGAGGTCTTCGCCCGGGGCAACGACTTCGCGCAGAAGATCACCTATGCCTCGCGGCGGGAGGGGAACAACCCCGACGACCTGATCCAGGCGTTCCGGAACAGCCCCGAGCTGCGGATCGCCGTCACCGTCGACATGATCGCCACCGGCACCGACGTACGCCCGCTGGAGTGCGTCTTCTTCCTCCGCCCGGTGCGCAGCGCCACCTACTTCGAGCAGATGAAGGGGCGGGGCGCCCGGACCATCGACCCGGCCGAGTTCCAGGCGGTGACCGAGGACGCCGAGGTGAAGGACCGGTTCGTTCTCGTCGACGCGGTCGGGGTGACCGAGGCCGACCTGGACGAGGCGGTGCCCCTGGAACGGCACACCGAACGGCAGGTGTCGCTGAGCCAGCTGCTCGGCAAGGCGGGCCGGCTCAGAGCCACCCCGGACGAGGTGGCCACCCTCGTCTCCCGGCTCTCCCGGCTGGGCCAGCAGCTCACCGAGGAGGAGAAGCGCGAGCTTGACGAGCTGGCCGGCCAGCCGATGAACGAGATCGTGCGCGGCCTGGTCGACGCGGTCGCGCCGGAACAGTTGAACGCCGCCCGGGAGGCCGGCCCGGAGGCGGTACGCGGGCTGATGGCGACCGCGCTGCGCCCGCTGGCCGCCAAGCCCGAGCTGCGGGACCGGATCATGGAAATCCGGCGGGCGCACGACATCGTCATCGACGAGGGCAACCTCGACACGCTGCTGGAGGCGCGCGGGGTGCCGCTGGAGGAGCGGGCCCAGGTCACCGTGCGGAGCTGGCACGACTATCTGGAGACGCACCGGGACGAGATAACCGCGTTACAGGTGTTCTACGAGGGGAAGGGGCGGGTCGGGTTCGACCAGCTCAAGGAGTTGGCGGCCCGGATCGCCCGGCCACCGCAGGCATGGACCCCGGACTCGCTCTGGCAGGCGTACGTGCTGCTGGGGCGTACGGCGGCGGAGCCGGGCAACCGGGGCGTCACCGACCTGATCTCGCTGGTCAGGTATGAGTTGGGGATCGACGAGGAGCTGAAGCCGTACCGGTCGTTGGTCGAGGAGCGGTTCCGAGGGTGGCTGCACCAGCAGAAGCAGGGCGGCGCTACGTTCACAGCCGACCAGGAGTGGTGGCTGGAGAGGATCAAGGACGTGATAGCGGTGAGCGTGGAACTCCGGCCGGAGGACCTGGACGGGGCTCCGTTCACGGAGCGGGGCGGGGTGGATGGCTACGTGAACGCCTTCGGCACCCGAGCCGCCCCCCTGATCACCGAGCTGAACCAGGAGTTGTCCGCTTGAGCGCTCCGTTCGAAATCCCTCCATCCTGGGAGTGGACGACCCTCGGTGAGATTGCCGATGTTGTCGGAGGTGTAACCAAAGACAGCAAGCGGCAGTCCGATCCGAGCTTCGTCGAAGTTCCTTACCTCAGAGTTGCCAACGTGCAGCGAGGCTATCTTGACCTCTCCAATGTGGCTACGATTCGGGTGTCGGAGGAGAAGGCTCGGAGCCTTCGACTTCTTGCGGGCGACGTGCTCTTGAACGAAGGTGGCGACCGCGACAAGCTGGGGCGTGGCTGGATCTGGGAGGACCAGATTCCAGGCTGTATCCACCAGAATCATGTGTTTCGGGCTCGCGTTCGAGGTGGTGTCCTCCATCCGAAGATTTTGGCGTGGCATGCTAATGAATTCGGTCAACATTGGTTCCAGCGAAATGGCCTTCAAAGCGTCAATCTTGCCTCGATTAGTCTATCGAAGATCAAAAACTTCCCGGTTCCAGTTCCTCCACTCGCCGAGCAGTGCCGCATCGTATCTGTTCTTGAAGATCATTTATCGGTTGTTGATTCGGGGGTTGCGCAGTTATCTGCGCTTACTGGCCGCGTCAGCCGATTTCGTGACCAAGTTATGCTCGCTGCGAGTACTGGTCAGCTCAGCCTTCGCTCCGATCGCGTGGCGGGCACTCGTCTCGACCCAGCTGGTGTTGATGACGGTAAGCTGCCACCTCTTCCTAAAGCATGGAAATGGATGCGACTGCGGGAAATTGCTGATGTTGTGGGTGGAGTTACGAAGGACGGTAAGCGACAATCTGATCCGAGCTTCGTCGAGGTTCCGTACCTCCGGGTTGCAAACGTGCAACGGGCGTATCTGGACCTTACTGACGTGGCGCATATCCGGGTTGCGCCGCAAAAGGCTCAACAGTTGCGGCTTCGGCAAGGGGACGTACTTCTCAATGAGGGTGGCGATCGGGACAAACTTGGTCGGGGATGGATTTGGGAGGATCAGGTGCCCGATTGCATCCATCAGAATCACGTATTCCGTGCCCGAATCTCCGAGGGTGTCCTGCATCCCAAGTTGCTAGCGTGGCACGCGAACGGCTTCGGGCGACGATGGTTCGAGGTTAACGGGCTCCAGAGCGTCAATCTCGCCTCGATTAGTCTGCGTAAGATGAAAGAGTTCCCCGTCCCTGTGCCGCCGTTAGCCGAGCAGGCGCACCTGGTTGAATTGGCAGAGAAATACCTGTCGTTGTTGGACGGAATGGAAAAGGCTATCGAGTCCGCCCGTCGCAAGGCTGTCGGGCTACGCACTGCACTGCTGGCGACAGCGTTCGCCGGTCGGCTCGTGCCGCAGGACCCGAACGACGAGCCGGCGTCGGAGTTGTTGGCGCGGATCAGGGCGGAGCGGGCGGCTGTACCGCCGAAGCAGCGGGCGGCGCGTGGACGTCGTACCCAGAAGGACAAGCCGGCGCCGCCGACCAGGGTGATCGGTCGTGACTACCAGCAGGGAGAGCTGCCGCTGTGAGTAATGTGGATTCGCGCCGGCTGGTGCAGAAGCTCTGGAACTACTGCGACGTGCTGCGCGACGACGGAGTTTCCACAATCGACTATGTCGAGCAGTTGACCTTCCTGCTGTTCCTCAAGATGGCCGACGAGCGGGCGAATCGGCCGCTCAGGTCGGAGAAGATCGTTCCCGACGAGCTGAGCTGGCAGACGTTGCTGGACAGTGACGGTGAGGAACTGGAAGCGCAGTACCGGAGGATTCTGACCGGGCTGGCGCACGAGCCTGGCACGCTCGGCACGATCTTCCGCAAGGCGCAGAACAAGATCCAGGATCCGGCGAAGCTGAAGCGGCTGGTCGTGGACCTGATCGACAAGGAGAAGTGGTCGCAGGCGGGTGTCGACGTCAAGGGCGACGCCTACGAGGAACTGCTGGCCAAGGGTGCCGAGGACACCAAGTCCGGGGCCGGGCAGTACTTCACCCCGCGTGCCCTGACCGCCGCGATGGTCGACTGCATGTTGCCGACCCCGGACGACACGATCACCGACCCCGCCTGCGGCACCGGCGGCTTCCTGCTCGCCGCGTACGAGCACATCATGCGCAACCACGGTGCCACGCTGACCCCCGACCAGCGACGTCGGCTCGCCCACGGCGCGATCGGCGGCACCGAACTGGTCGACGGCACCGCCCGGCTGGCTGCGATGAACATGCTGCTGCACGGCATCGGCACGCCCAACGGCCCGTCGCTGATCGAGGTGCGGGACGCCCTTGGCAAGAAGCCGGAGCGGCGGGCCAGTCTGGTCCTGGCCAACCCGCCGTTCGGGCGCAGCTCCTCGATCCGGATGGTTGGCGAGGACGGCCGGGCGACCCGCGAAGAGCGGGAGATCGAACGCGACGACTTCTGGGCCACGACCGCCAACAAGCAGCTCAACTTCGTCCAGCACATCGCGTCGCTGCTGGAGATCGACGGCCGCGCCGCCGTGGTGCTGCCGGACAACGTGCTCTTCGAGGGCGGCGCGGGTGAGGTGATCCGGCGCCGGCTGCTCAAGCAGTACGACCTGCACACGCTGCTCCGGCTGCCCACCGGGATCTTCTACGCCGGCGGGGTCAAGGCCAACGTGCTCTTCTTCGAGCGCAAGCGCGCCCGTGAGGAACCATGGACGACGAAGCTTTGGGTCTACGACTTCCGCACCAACCAGCACTTCACGCTCAAGCAGAACCCGCTGCGCCGGGAGCACCTGCAAGACTTCGTCGACTG is from Micromonospora sp. WMMD1102 and encodes:
- a CDS encoding DEAD/DEAH box helicase family protein, producing the protein MDPRYTRKLAEQSANFGFLHAHPLLLWYGASAESLVYVDAQAAMFKTRTFGDVLARDLVRRTGANPAGGSFFHQVQALNASGALVPHIFAAFNRLRDVGNKAVHDHLGEVRSALELLRTSFELGVWFHRALTGDRTPIGFVPPSPPPQQVPQSVVDGLHAALRRYQEELAQTKLLLAGKKSLAAARAEAVAAADRAVREADARRETTVDLVATLEAQAEYAQREFDARKPVRVSAAKREEFISRARRASREPLNEWQTRQEIDRQLAAAGWVVQHENQLNLFAGPGIAVREVTLATGRADYLLYVDQKLVGVVEAKREGTAPRNAEAQLDRYRGGLTAEQRIRAWRRDEPLPFGYLATGTETAFVNGLDPSPRTREVFAFHRPETLARWMREADDDPAAPTLRARLRAMPALDGDGLRPAQVDAIRGLERSLSQDRSRSLVQMATGAGKTFTAVTGSYRLFRHARANRILFLVDRNNLGKQTLREYAAYQTPGDGRKFTELYNVDRLSGAGMLGSSKVVISTIQRLYGALRGSELPDVDTDDQAYDDYELDEPAEVGYNPEIPPETFDLIVVDECHRSIYGKWRAVLEYFDAFTVGLTATPVKQTLGFFQQNLVSEYTYEQAVADGVNVDFDVYRIKTQITESGERIEAGTVVPLRDRRTRSERYQELEDDFAYEGGQVGRSVISRGQLRLVLETFRDRLFGEIFPGRSKVPKTLIFARDDNHAEEIVKMVREVFARGNDFAQKITYASRREGNNPDDLIQAFRNSPELRIAVTVDMIATGTDVRPLECVFFLRPVRSATYFEQMKGRGARTIDPAEFQAVTEDAEVKDRFVLVDAVGVTEADLDEAVPLERHTERQVSLSQLLGKAGRLRATPDEVATLVSRLSRLGQQLTEEEKRELDELAGQPMNEIVRGLVDAVAPEQLNAAREAGPEAVRGLMATALRPLAAKPELRDRIMEIRRAHDIVIDEGNLDTLLEARGVPLEERAQVTVRSWHDYLETHRDEITALQVFYEGKGRVGFDQLKELAARIARPPQAWTPDSLWQAYVLLGRTAAEPGNRGVTDLISLVRYELGIDEELKPYRSLVEERFRGWLHQQKQGGATFTADQEWWLERIKDVIAVSVELRPEDLDGAPFTERGGVDGYVNAFGTRAAPLITELNQELSA
- a CDS encoding restriction endonuclease subunit S, with translation MSAPFEIPPSWEWTTLGEIADVVGGVTKDSKRQSDPSFVEVPYLRVANVQRGYLDLSNVATIRVSEEKARSLRLLAGDVLLNEGGDRDKLGRGWIWEDQIPGCIHQNHVFRARVRGGVLHPKILAWHANEFGQHWFQRNGLQSVNLASISLSKIKNFPVPVPPLAEQCRIVSVLEDHLSVVDSGVAQLSALTGRVSRFRDQVMLAASTGQLSLRSDRVAGTRLDPAGVDDGKLPPLPKAWKWMRLREIADVVGGVTKDGKRQSDPSFVEVPYLRVANVQRAYLDLTDVAHIRVAPQKAQQLRLRQGDVLLNEGGDRDKLGRGWIWEDQVPDCIHQNHVFRARISEGVLHPKLLAWHANGFGRRWFEVNGLQSVNLASISLRKMKEFPVPVPPLAEQAHLVELAEKYLSLLDGMEKAIESARRKAVGLRTALLATAFAGRLVPQDPNDEPASELLARIRAERAAVPPKQRAARGRRTQKDKPAPPTRVIGRDYQQGELPL
- a CDS encoding class I SAM-dependent DNA methyltransferase, whose amino-acid sequence is MSNVDSRRLVQKLWNYCDVLRDDGVSTIDYVEQLTFLLFLKMADERANRPLRSEKIVPDELSWQTLLDSDGEELEAQYRRILTGLAHEPGTLGTIFRKAQNKIQDPAKLKRLVVDLIDKEKWSQAGVDVKGDAYEELLAKGAEDTKSGAGQYFTPRALTAAMVDCMLPTPDDTITDPACGTGGFLLAAYEHIMRNHGATLTPDQRRRLAHGAIGGTELVDGTARLAAMNMLLHGIGTPNGPSLIEVRDALGKKPERRASLVLANPPFGRSSSIRMVGEDGRATREEREIERDDFWATTANKQLNFVQHIASLLEIDGRAAVVLPDNVLFEGGAGEVIRRRLLKQYDLHTLLRLPTGIFYAGGVKANVLFFERKRAREEPWTTKLWVYDFRTNQHFTLKQNPLRREHLQDFVDCYLPGKDRAERVETERFRPFDYDELIARDKVNLDITWLKDASLEDADALLPPEVIAQEIVEDLEAALREFSAIAEALSSRTTTTTVEGAMPEESR